The following is a genomic window from Caproiciproducens sp. CPB-2.
GCGCGGAAGCCGATCGCCGCCGGCGGGGCGATGTTTTCGCCGGCGGAAATGAGCACGCCGTTGTCGTCCGCCGCCGCGCCTGTGAGATCCTGCGCGGCAGTGATGCCAATATCGTCCACGCCCAGCGTCAGCTTGCCGGACTTGAAGTCCTTCACGACCTCCGATGCGCCGTCGTCCGCGTAAAGCGTCGCTTCGGCAAGCTCTACGGACAATTCCGCCGAGATGGCCTTCGCGAGGATGACGGGCGTATCATAGGTTTCCTCTCCATCCTCGGCTTCGGTGATTTTTGCGTAATAGAGCTTATCCAGCCCGATGGTCGCCATAAATTATTCCTCCGTTTCATAAGACTGCGCCACATCAATGGCGTAGTGGTGATAGCCGGTGTCGTCCTCATGCCCGATATAGGTGCGTCCGGTGACGGTGAAGCCGGCGTTCAAAAGCGCCTGCGTAATCTGCCGTTTGCGCTGCAGGTAATTGCCCTTGGAAAAGAGCGAAATGCGCACTTCGGACACATCCGTCAGCGGTGCGTTGTCGCCAAACAGGGCGAAATCGTCCGTCAGCGGCGTCAGCACCAGATATTCGTCGGGCGGCACGCTGGAAAAAACGCCCGTCTCCACCGGGAGAATGGGCGTGAGAAGCGTATTGAGTTCTGAAAGCACGCTCATATTTTCCGTACCTCCTCATCCAGCTTTGATTTCATCGTTTCGACGCAGGTTTTGCGGCTCTGGGTTTTCGCCGGCTTGAGAAAGGGCTTGGGCGGCTGTCCGTGTTTGCCGTATTCGAGAATATTGGCGATTTTCGCGTTACTGCCGCCGCCCGAGCGCGGCTCGGCAAAGCCGACCTTGATATCCCAGCCCGAGCCGTCCCGCTTGGGTTTGGCGGGCGAAAGCCCCAGCGCGCTTTCCAGTTCGCCGGTGGAGCGGCTCGGAATTTTTGTGCCTTTCCCGACGACGGCGGAGAGGTTGGATTTTACCCGCTCCAGTACGACCTGCCCGCCGGCTTCGAGAACCTTCGGCAGAATTTCATCTGTCTTTTCATTCAGCCGGGAAACCTTCAGGAGAAAGTCCTCCGGCATTTTCATTTCTGCTTTTGCCATCAATTCACGCTCCCTTCCACCAGCTCGCACAGGCATTCCACATACATTCCGCGCCCGCGCACGTCCTCCGCGCTGGTGATGCGGTAGCGCTTCTCCTCGCAGATGATGAAGAGAGACGGACTGACCTCGACGCCGGGGATTTTACGGAAGCGGAACAGCACGGACGCTTCGGAAAAGACCGCCCTGTTTGCCCAGCGCTCCGAGCCGTTGCGCTCCTCTTTGTAGGCGCGAACCGAGGCGAGAACCGTGTCGCCCTGCGTAACAAAGCCGTCCGCATCCTTGACCGGCGCGTTGGAGATGATGTCAATGAAGCTGTTCATTTTTCCAAAACTCATAGCTATACCTTCCAATCCCGATCCAGCCGCAGCAGCAGATTGACCGTATCCCACACCTGCCGGCCCGCCTGCACGGAATCGGCGAAAAAGCCGCCCGTGGAGCCGTCGCGGGACTCGTACCAGTTGGAAACGAGCATAATCACGGCCTGCTCGGTGGTGGGAGACATGGCGTTTTCGCCATAATATCCCGCCGAAACGTGCTGGTAGCTTTCGGCGTAGGAGATGGCGGCGGCAATCAACCGCAGAAGCAAATCATCGTCCTGATCGTGTGTGAGGATCAGGTTTTCCTTAACTTGAGCCAGTAAATCCGCGGGCGTCATGCCGCCGCGCCTCCTTTCGTCGTTACGAGCTTCACAGCTTTCGCTTCCACGCGAGCGTGAAAATCATATTACGAACCCGCCGCCATTTTGAGCAGCTGGATGCCTTCCGCAAGGATGACCTTGCCGTCCACGCGCTCGGCGGCGATGAAGCCCACCTGCCCGTTTCCGGCGTAAAGCTCGTTCAGCCTCTGCACCGTGCGGCCCATGCGGTCGGCGATCCAGTAGTTGGAGAAGTCCCCGAAGGCAATGGGGAGAGAGCCGGCTTCCGCGGCGGGGGCATAGGGGCTGGTGTAAATCGGGTATCCCAGCAGTCTGTCCGGCTGTCCCGCCTGAATGGAAGGCTGCCAGAGGTACGCGCCGTTGACATCCTTCAGTTTGCGCAGGGCGGAGACCGTCACATCCTTCATCAGGAACACTGCGTTCCTGCGGTAAGGGGATTTCAGCGCATAGATCAGGTCGACCAGGTTATCGACGGTGATCGCCGTGGCGGAACCCGCGGTTACGCCCACCGTGCCGCCGTTTTCGGCAAAGATGCCCGTGGGCTGGCCGGTTCCGGTGCCGACGCAGAAGGCTTCTTCTTCCGCAACGCCGAAGGCGCGTGCAAATTCGAGGGCAATGTAGCTTTCCAGATCGAACATGCTGTCCTGCAGAAGCTCCACGGAAACCTTCACAAGGTCGGTCAGCTTGAAGGCGTCGATGGTTTTCTGGGCAAAGGTCGGATTGCTCTCAGTGTAGGCGGCGTTTTCCGCCGTCCACTGGGCGGTGGAATGGGTGGCGGCAACGGGAATCTTGCGCTCCGCCGAGGTCGTGATCACCTTGGCGATCGAGCGGACGACGTTGGTTTCCTCCAGCCCCGCGACAATCCGGTTTTCAAACTCCGCGGGAACCAGATAGCCGCCGTCCGTGTCGGGGGACGTGCTCAGAACGTTGTTGACGGGCGCTCTGCCGCGCAGGATGTTCAGAAAGTCGGCGCGGTATTCGGCGGCGGCGCGGATGTTTTTCGGCGCTCCGCCGGTCTTTTCCGGGATGTTGGTAATGGGAGCGCTGGTCGCCTTTGAAAGCTCCGCGTCGATAGCCGACTGGCGTTCCAAACGCTCGATTTCCTTTCCCAGCGCCATGACGTCGGCTTCCATCTTGTCGTAGACCGCCGTGTCCTCGGCGGAAAGCAGGCCGTCGCCGCTCCGCTTGGAATCCAGAAACGCCTTGGCCGCGTCCCACGCTTTGGCGCGCTTTTCGCGCAGTTCGAGAATCTTGTTCATGCTGTTTTCCTCCTTAAAATCAGTGAGTAATCAAAAAAAGACGCTGTTCCAACGCCGCAATCGGGGTTCCTGTCTTGGGTTTCGGCGTTTTGGGAAGTCTGCTGATCAGCGACGCCGTAACCGCCGTGCGGGAAAAGATCATGGCGTCGGCGGGCGCCGGTTCGCTTTCGGCAAACAGGATTTTGTCCGCGAACCCCAGTTCAACCGCCTTGTTGGCGTTCATCCAGGTTTCGGCGTCCATCAGGTGAGAGAGCTTTGTCCGGGACAGCCCGGATTTCAGCTCGTAGGCGTTGATGATGCTTTCCTTTACCTCGTCCAGAAGGGCCTTGGCCCGGAGCATCTCCTCGCTGTCGCCGACGGCGATGGTCGAGGGGTTATGGATCATCAGCATGGACACGGGGGACATATATACATCGCCTCCCGCCATGGCGATGACCGAGGCCGCGGACGCCGCCAGCCCGTCAATCTTTACGGTGACGCGCCCGGCGTAGTCCATCAGCATGTTGTAAATCTGCGCCGCCGCGAACACGTCGCCGCCGGGGGAATTGATCCACACGGTGACGCTGCCGTCGCCGGCAAAAAGTTCGTCCTTGAACATCTTGGGGGTGACTTCGTCGCCCCACCAGGTTTCGTCCGAGATGACGCCGTTGAGATAGAGCGTGCGCTCATGGGAATCCTCATCCCGCACCCAGTTCCAGAAGCGGCGAGCCGCCGGCGGCGATTCGCGCCCCCGGCTTTGATCTTTTTGAGGGCTACCTGCCCGCGTTTGTACCTGCATTCTCAGAAGCCTCCTCTTCATAAAAATTTCCCGCCTGAGAAAGCGGGAGCATGTTTCCGTTGACCAGATAGAGATCGCCGCCTTCCTCGGCGGGAATGCGGTTCATGTCCTCCAGCTCGCGGATGTCGTTGGCGGAGAGCCAGCCGTTCTGCCGCCCGACGGCGTACCCGTTCATGCGGCTCTGGTAGTCGCCGCGCAGAAGGCCGTCCAGATTAAACCGGATGAACAGCGATGCTTTTTCGGAGGGAAGGAGCAGGGACTGCTGAAGGCTCTGTTCCCAGCGGATCACCCACGGGTCGAGGGTGTACTTCACGAATTCCAGGCTCTGCTGTTCGATGTTGGAGAAGCTGGATTTCTCAAGGTCTCCCACCATGTGGGGCGGCACGCGGAAGATGCGGGCGATTTCGTTGACCTGAAACTTGCGCGTTTCCAGAAACTGCGCTTCCTCCGGCGGAATGCCGATGGCTTGAAACTTCATGCCCTCTTCCAGCACGGCCACACGATGGGCATTGCCGCTGCCCTGATAGGCGGAGTTCCAGCTGTCCTTGACCCTCTGGATGTCTTTAATGACACCGGGATGCTCCAGCACGCCGCCGGGGTTCGCCCCGTTGGCAAAAAAGCTGGCGCCGTACTCTTCGGTGGCAAGCGACATCCCGATGGCGTTTTTCGCCATGGCGATGGGGCTGTAGCCGATCAGGCCGTCGAACCCAAGCCCGGGAATGTGCAGGATTTCGTCCCGGCGAAGCGTGACATATCCGCCCTTTGGGCTGAAACCGCTTTCGTCCGCATCGCGGTAATAGGTATAGAGAAGCTCTCCAGACCGGCCGCGGCCGACGTCCATTTTGTTCGGCAGGAGCGGATACAGCGCTACTGCCTGCCCGCGCCCGTTGCGGATGACCTGCGCGTAGGCGTTTCCCCAAATGAGAAGGTGGCTCATCAGCGTTTCCCGGAACACGAACGAGGTCATTTCCGGGTTCGGCTCGTCATGAAGCAGGCGGTAAAGCGGGTGCAGGGGAACGCGTTCCTTTCCGCCGTCCGCCCTGTAACGGTAAATATGCACGGGAAGCCCGGCGACGGCCTCGGACAGGATGCGCACGCAGGCGTACACCGCCGTGGTCTGCATGGCCGTCCGCTCGTTGACCGCTTTGCCGCTGGCCGTGCCGCCGAACAGGAAGCTCAGGCGGCCGGGAAGACTGTTCTGCGGCTTGTCACGGGAACGGAACAGGCCTGAAAATATGCTCAAATGGCGTCACCTCCTAAAAATGGGCATAAGAAAAGGACGGCCGATCGGTCGTCCTTTCGAGCGCTGTATAATGTAAACGGCTTTTTTAATCCCGCTGCTTTTCCGGGTCAATCCCCGTGGCTCTGAAAATTGCTTCACAGAGAGCGTTCGTAAGATAATTGTCCCCGTCTTCCGCGAAAACAAGGCGCGTGGCGTCTTCGGATTCCTCCGCCAGCCATTTTCCGTCGTATGGATTGTCGTCCAGCATGGCCCGCTGTTCCTCCGTGTCGTTTTCAAGGGACGCGGCGTAAGTACCGTTGTTGAGGCCGGTCACATACACGTTATCCAGGAAGGACTCCATCTGCTCGCGGCTCATGCGTTTGATCGCGTCAAAATTATCCACGCGTTTTCCCCCGTTTCTCAGGTGTTCTCTTCCGTCTGCCGCAGCTGCGCGTCAAGATCGCGCCCGCCGTACATGATGCGGATGACGACGGCCGTTTTCTGGGTTTCTATCGGCAGATAAAACACCAGATAGTGATCAACCGGCAAAACCCGCAGCCCTTTGCCATGCCACGGCTCTTTTTCATAGAGCAGGAAGCGAAGCGGCATCTCGTTCAATCTTGCCGCCGCGTCCAGAATACGCCGGGCCTGCTTCTTTGCGATTTCCGGCTCCAGCAGCGAGAAAGCGATATATTCGTAAATATCGCGCAGGTCGCGCTCCGCCTGCTCGGTGTAGGCCACGTTCCAGACGCTCATACTCCGTAATCCCGGCGCATCCTGTCGGCAACGCCGTCCGCTGAAACAACCTTACCCGAGGCCAGATCCGCCAGCCCCTTTTCAATTTCGGCGTTGAACTGCTCCTCGCTGAGCGTGCCGACGGGCAGCGGTTTGCTCCGCGGCAGTTTCATATCGAAAGGAATCCCGCGCTGCAGCACGACCTGCCTCAGAAAAAGACCGATCGCGTTGGACATGGGGATGCCGAGCTGTTCCAGCACCTGTTCGGCCTGTTCCTTAATTTCGGGTTCGACACGCGCGAAAATATTTGATGTTCTTGCCATTGCGAACACCTCCCATACCGCTATTATACCCGATTGTATTGCGATATGCAATCTCTTCGCAAAAATGTTACAGAATCAGAATCCCCCTTTCGTCATACACGCTCTCCGCTGTTCCGCCGGCTCCCAGCGCCGCCCGGGCAAACCCCATGATCATCGCCACCACGCCGTCGATTTTCTCGGTGGACTTTTTCTTGTTGGGCTTGATGTTGCCCGCCGCGTCCTGATCGATGATGACGTTTGCCATGTTCCAGTCGAGGACGGGGTGCCGGCCGTGGCGGATTCTGCCCTCCATCACGAACTGATAGAAGTCCTTGCTGGCCGGTGACATGGAGCCGAAGCCCTGCCCGAAAGGGAAAACCGTGAAGCCCTTTTCCTCGCCCAATTCCTCAAGGTCGCGGCGTACTTTCTCCGCGCCCCACCTGTCGTAGGCGATTTCGCGGATTCGGTATTTCTCCGCCAGTTTCCCGATGAACGCCACGATGTAGTCGTAGTCCACCACGTTTCCCTCGGTGGTGTTGAACACACCCTGCTTTTTCCACACGGCGTAGGGAACGTGGTCGCGGCGCGTCCGCAGATCGATCACGTCCTCCGGCAGCCAGAAAAACGGCAGGACGGTATATTTCATATCCCCGCCGCCCGGAGGAAAAACAAGAACCAGAGCGGTCAGGTCGCCGGTGGAGGACAAATCCAATCCGCAGCAGCAGTCCCGGCCTTCGTATTCCTCCCAGTCGATGTCCTCACCCAAAGCATCCCATTTGTCCATCGGCATCCAGCGGATGTCGGCGTTGCACCATTCGTTCAGGCGGAACTGCCGAAAGTGCATCTCCTCGGCGGGGTTCTGTTTTGCCTGCTCATACGCGGCCCTGACGGTTTCAAAAGGAATCGTCACGCCGATGGAGGGGTTCACCCGCCGCCAAACAGCCTCGTCCTTCCAGTCGTCGCCCTCCTCAATGCCGAACACGGCGGGATAAAACGACGGGTCGATTTTAGTGCCGTCCATCACAGCTTTTGCTTTGCAGTGGATTTCATAGCAGATGGAAGTCTTATCCCGACCGGCGGTGGTGATAAGAAAATACAGCGGCTGGCGACGGGCGTCGCCGGTGTACTTGGTCATGGTGTCGAACAGTTCCCGGGTCTGCTGGGCGAACAGTTCGTCGAAAATCAGCCCCGACACGTTGAAGCCCTGCTTGGATTTGGTTTCGGAGGAGAGCACCCGGTAGAAGCTGTTGGTGTAGGGAAAGATGATCCGCTTGGTGGAAGGAACCAGCTTGGAAAGCGCCCGCAGGTCGGGGCACTGCTCCACCATGGCGCGGGCGGTGTTGAACACGATGGACGCCTGATTGATGTCGGCGGCGCAGGAGT
Proteins encoded in this region:
- a CDS encoding major tail protein is translated as MATIGLDKLYYAKITEAEDGEETYDTPVILAKAISAELSVELAEATLYADDGASEVVKDFKSGKLTLGVDDIGITAAQDLTGAAADDNGVLISAGENIAPPAAIGFRALRANGKYRYFWLYRVIFGIPATNLQTKGDSITFSTPSIEGTVMRRSKPDTKGTHPWKAEVSEGAAGVTSETITGWFGQVYEPTYTEAPAGE
- a CDS encoding HK97-gp10 family putative phage morphogenesis protein; this translates as MAKAEMKMPEDFLLKVSRLNEKTDEILPKVLEAGGQVVLERVKSNLSAVVGKGTKIPSRSTGELESALGLSPAKPKRDGSGWDIKVGFAEPRSGGGSNAKIANILEYGKHGQPPKPFLKPAKTQSRKTCVETMKSKLDEEVRKI
- a CDS encoding head-tail adaptor protein, which translates into the protein MSFGKMNSFIDIISNAPVKDADGFVTQGDTVLASVRAYKEERNGSERWANRAVFSEASVLFRFRKIPGVEVSPSLFIICEEKRYRITSAEDVRGRGMYVECLCELVEGSVN
- a CDS encoding head-tail connector protein, with the protein product MTPADLLAQVKENLILTHDQDDDLLLRLIAAAISYAESYQHVSAGYYGENAMSPTTEQAVIMLVSNWYESRDGSTGGFFADSVQAGRQVWDTVNLLLRLDRDWKV
- a CDS encoding phage major capsid protein → MNKILELREKRAKAWDAAKAFLDSKRSGDGLLSAEDTAVYDKMEADVMALGKEIERLERQSAIDAELSKATSAPITNIPEKTGGAPKNIRAAAEYRADFLNILRGRAPVNNVLSTSPDTDGGYLVPAEFENRIVAGLEETNVVRSIAKVITTSAERKIPVAATHSTAQWTAENAAYTESNPTFAQKTIDAFKLTDLVKVSVELLQDSMFDLESYIALEFARAFGVAEEEAFCVGTGTGQPTGIFAENGGTVGVTAGSATAITVDNLVDLIYALKSPYRRNAVFLMKDVTVSALRKLKDVNGAYLWQPSIQAGQPDRLLGYPIYTSPYAPAAEAGSLPIAFGDFSNYWIADRMGRTVQRLNELYAGNGQVGFIAAERVDGKVILAEGIQLLKMAAGS
- a CDS encoding head maturation protease, ClpP-related, with protein sequence MQVQTRAGSPQKDQSRGRESPPAARRFWNWVRDEDSHERTLYLNGVISDETWWGDEVTPKMFKDELFAGDGSVTVWINSPGGDVFAAAQIYNMLMDYAGRVTVKIDGLAASAASVIAMAGGDVYMSPVSMLMIHNPSTIAVGDSEEMLRAKALLDEVKESIINAYELKSGLSRTKLSHLMDAETWMNANKAVELGFADKILFAESEPAPADAMIFSRTAVTASLISRLPKTPKPKTGTPIAALEQRLFLITH
- a CDS encoding phage portal protein: MSIFSGLFRSRDKPQNSLPGRLSFLFGGTASGKAVNERTAMQTTAVYACVRILSEAVAGLPVHIYRYRADGGKERVPLHPLYRLLHDEPNPEMTSFVFRETLMSHLLIWGNAYAQVIRNGRGQAVALYPLLPNKMDVGRGRSGELLYTYYRDADESGFSPKGGYVTLRRDEILHIPGLGFDGLIGYSPIAMAKNAIGMSLATEEYGASFFANGANPGGVLEHPGVIKDIQRVKDSWNSAYQGSGNAHRVAVLEEGMKFQAIGIPPEEAQFLETRKFQVNEIARIFRVPPHMVGDLEKSSFSNIEQQSLEFVKYTLDPWVIRWEQSLQQSLLLPSEKASLFIRFNLDGLLRGDYQSRMNGYAVGRQNGWLSANDIRELEDMNRIPAEEGGDLYLVNGNMLPLSQAGNFYEEEASENAGTNAGR
- a CDS encoding type II toxin-antitoxin system RelE/ParE family toxin translates to MSVWNVAYTEQAERDLRDIYEYIAFSLLEPEIAKKQARRILDAAARLNEMPLRFLLYEKEPWHGKGLRVLPVDHYLVFYLPIETQKTAVVIRIMYGGRDLDAQLRQTEENT
- a CDS encoding type II toxin-antitoxin system RelB/DinJ family antitoxin — translated: MARTSNIFARVEPEIKEQAEQVLEQLGIPMSNAIGLFLRQVVLQRGIPFDMKLPRSKPLPVGTLSEEQFNAEIEKGLADLASGKVVSADGVADRMRRDYGV
- a CDS encoding terminase large subunit; the protein is MGAFQYTPTPLMLPTSHYDTRRADFAVNFIQMLRHTTGEWYGRPFCLMPWQEQIVRDLFGIVDADGYRQFRTAYVEVGKKNGKSELAAAVALYLLFADGEAGAEVYSCAADINQASIVFNTARAMVEQCPDLRALSKLVPSTKRIIFPYTNSFYRVLSSETKSKQGFNVSGLIFDELFAQQTRELFDTMTKYTGDARRQPLYFLITTAGRDKTSICYEIHCKAKAVMDGTKIDPSFYPAVFGIEEGDDWKDEAVWRRVNPSIGVTIPFETVRAAYEQAKQNPAEEMHFRQFRLNEWCNADIRWMPMDKWDALGEDIDWEEYEGRDCCCGLDLSSTGDLTALVLVFPPGGGDMKYTVLPFFWLPEDVIDLRTRRDHVPYAVWKKQGVFNTTEGNVVDYDYIVAFIGKLAEKYRIREIAYDRWGAEKVRRDLEELGEEKGFTVFPFGQGFGSMSPASKDFYQFVMEGRIRHGRHPVLDWNMANVIIDQDAAGNIKPNKKKSTEKIDGVVAMIMGFARAALGAGGTAESVYDERGILIL